A section of the Metabacillus endolithicus genome encodes:
- a CDS encoding helix-turn-helix domain-containing protein — protein sequence MNKHNLLEDRVHGDSLFPLRVYMVDYLDGQVIINMHWHPELEFIYVEEGQINLQIGTRKHRLSAGSACLIPSEQLHGAYPCNDQPFKIHAIVFHINLIRSFGYDLIESNFIQFIKNFSLFHSLIIKPNTTDEKNMLKSIVNIIEAYSTKEASYELKIKGYLFLLFADILRKQAWIHNEEVTEKDLTKTELLKKVLQYIDQNYKQKLTVMDLASQVQMSEGHFSRFFKSLVRMTPMEYINTIRISKACTLLQKSDRKILDIAMDVGFQNHSYFIRLFKKQKGCTPGEYKGTGSLSHS from the coding sequence ATGAATAAACACAACTTACTTGAAGATCGAGTACATGGAGATTCATTATTTCCGCTTCGGGTATACATGGTTGATTACTTAGACGGTCAAGTCATTATTAATATGCATTGGCATCCTGAGTTGGAGTTTATTTATGTTGAGGAAGGTCAAATTAACTTACAAATAGGTACAAGAAAGCATCGCTTAAGTGCCGGTAGTGCTTGTTTAATTCCAAGTGAACAATTACACGGTGCATATCCTTGTAATGATCAACCATTCAAAATTCATGCAATTGTTTTTCATATCAATTTAATTAGAAGCTTTGGTTATGATTTGATTGAAAGTAACTTCATTCAATTTATAAAAAACTTCTCATTATTTCATTCACTGATCATCAAACCTAACACAACTGATGAAAAAAACATGCTAAAATCAATCGTCAATATCATCGAGGCATATTCAACAAAAGAGGCAAGTTATGAACTTAAAATAAAAGGTTACTTGTTTTTATTATTTGCAGATATATTAAGAAAACAAGCCTGGATTCATAACGAAGAAGTAACCGAAAAAGACTTAACAAAAACCGAACTATTAAAGAAAGTTTTGCAATATATTGACCAGAACTACAAACAAAAGCTAACCGTCATGGACCTAGCCTCACAAGTTCAAATGAGCGAAGGCCACTTTAGCCGATTTTTCAAATCACTAGTCCGTATGACACCAATGGAATACATTAACACAATTAGAATCAGCAAAGCCTGCACTCTACTACAAAAATCCGACCGAAAAATCCTAGACATCGCCATGGACGTAGGGTTTCAGAATCATAGTTATTTTATTCGGTTGTTTAAGAAGCAGAAAGGGTGTACGCCAGGGGAGTATAAGGGGACAGGTTCCTTGTCCCACTCTTAA
- a CDS encoding methyl-accepting chemotaxis protein, translated as MNLNFLNSIRTKLLLFSLLLLIIPSAVIGFTSYKNTVTELDAAGQAQLKNNVQLVLEMIDLLNSEVEQGTMTLEEAQDKVKTVILGEKGADGTRPINKDIDVGEHGYVFVISDDGSLIAHPSKEGENIWDSEDPNGIKVGKLIVEQALTGNGFSTYDWALPDNPDKVEPKITYAEQDSHWGWIVSAGTYTMDFNQGANSVLMNLLITLGASIIIGVIVVSVFSGIMARPVIAITERSKSVANGDLTVEPLPFKSKDEIGELAENFNRMVDSLKGLIKQVGDSAEKVAASSEELTAGSELTKKATEQISTSIQEVAIGSEKQVLSTSHANHTVTEISNGMNQVASAIQEVAKLTVQTNESANNGSKVVTQTIEQMTLVKDKVKTTSNVVNSLGEKTKEINEIVYFITELASQTNLLALNAAIEAARAGEQGKGFAIVADEVRKLAEQSGQAAGKIQTSISLIQNEATQAVHSMNEGTVVVEEGIKMVHQTGETFHGIAELIEQVTSQTQEVSTIVEEVNSRSQNVVGIVEEVAHISEQSSSNTQQVAAAAEEQSASMDEIAGSAESLSKMAQELQGVIQKFRL; from the coding sequence ATGAACCTTAATTTCCTTAACTCAATCCGCACAAAATTATTACTTTTCAGTTTGCTATTATTAATTATTCCTAGCGCGGTTATTGGGTTCACTAGTTACAAAAACACTGTCACTGAACTGGACGCGGCAGGACAAGCTCAATTAAAAAATAACGTTCAACTGGTCTTGGAAATGATCGACCTATTAAACAGCGAAGTTGAACAGGGAACCATGACTCTTGAAGAAGCGCAGGATAAAGTAAAGACTGTTATTCTTGGAGAAAAAGGGGCCGATGGAACTAGACCGATCAATAAGGATATTGATGTTGGTGAACATGGATATGTATTTGTGATTTCAGATGATGGATCATTAATTGCCCATCCAAGTAAAGAAGGGGAAAATATCTGGGATTCAGAGGATCCTAACGGAATAAAGGTTGGGAAACTAATCGTAGAACAAGCGTTAACTGGTAATGGTTTTTCAACATATGATTGGGCTTTACCTGATAATCCGGACAAAGTTGAACCGAAAATTACCTATGCAGAGCAGGATTCTCATTGGGGCTGGATAGTATCTGCTGGTACTTATACGATGGATTTTAACCAAGGAGCAAACAGTGTATTAATGAATCTATTAATCACATTAGGGGCATCAATCATAATAGGAGTTATAGTTGTTTCGGTGTTTTCTGGGATCATGGCAAGGCCAGTTATTGCCATCACAGAAAGGTCGAAAAGTGTGGCAAATGGTGATTTAACAGTAGAGCCACTGCCTTTTAAATCAAAAGATGAAATTGGTGAATTAGCAGAGAATTTTAATAGAATGGTTGATAGTTTAAAAGGGTTAATTAAACAAGTTGGAGATTCTGCGGAAAAAGTAGCGGCATCCTCTGAAGAGTTAACAGCAGGTTCGGAGCTGACAAAAAAGGCAACCGAGCAGATTTCAACATCCATTCAAGAAGTTGCAATCGGATCAGAGAAACAGGTTTTAAGTACAAGTCATGCTAACCATACAGTAACAGAAATTTCAAATGGTATGAATCAGGTTGCAAGTGCGATACAAGAGGTAGCTAAACTAACTGTACAAACAAATGAATCTGCTAATAATGGAAGCAAAGTTGTTACGCAGACGATTGAGCAAATGACCTTGGTGAAGGATAAGGTGAAAACAACCTCTAATGTAGTAAATAGCCTTGGTGAAAAAACAAAGGAAATTAATGAAATTGTTTATTTCATAACAGAGCTTGCTAGTCAAACAAACTTATTAGCTCTTAACGCAGCAATTGAGGCAGCTAGAGCTGGAGAACAAGGAAAAGGATTTGCGATCGTGGCTGATGAGGTTCGCAAATTGGCTGAACAATCCGGTCAAGCTGCTGGAAAAATTCAAACATCTATAAGTCTTATTCAAAATGAGGCAACCCAGGCTGTGCATTCGATGAATGAAGGAACGGTTGTTGTAGAAGAAGGAATCAAAATGGTCCATCAAACTGGTGAGACCTTCCATGGCATAGCGGAATTAATTGAACAAGTTACCTCCCAAACGCAGGAAGTATCCACGATTGTAGAAGAAGTAAATTCAAGGTCGCAAAATGTAGTAGGAATCGTGGAAGAAGTTGCCCACATATCAGAGCAGTCATCCTCCAACACTCAACAAGTAGCAGCAGCTGCAGAAGAACAAAGTGCTTCAATGGATGAAATTGCCGGCTCTGCAGAATCATTGAGTAAAATGGCGCAAGAACTGCAGGGGGTTATTCAGAAGTTTAGGTTGTAG